The sequence below is a genomic window from Nitrobacter winogradskyi Nb-255.
AATGCTCTAAACGTGCTGGCCGCCGTTGATGTGGATCTCCGCGCCGTTGACGTATGAACTGGTCTCCGTGCACAGTACGTAGACGATTTTTGAGACCTCGTCCGGCGTACCGAGGCGGCGCAGCGGAATCTGGCGCTGCACGATTTTCTCGGTGCCAGGCGACAGGATCGAGGTGTCGATCTCGCCCGGCGCGATGGCGTTGACGCGCACCCCGATGCGGCCGAAATCCGCCGCCATCTCGCGGGTGAGCGAGGCCAGCGCCGCCTTCGATGTCGCATAGGCCGCGCCGGCGAACGGATGCACGCGCGAGCCGGCGATCGAGGTGACGTTCACGATGGAGCCCCTCGCGGCCTTGAGTTCGCCGATCAGCCCGCGCGCCAGCATGATCGGTGCCATGAAGTTGACGCGAAAGACCTTTTCCCAGGTCTCCATGTCGGTGTTCAGCGAGCCCAGCCGCGAGCCGCCCTCGCCCTTTGGCGAGATCGCGGCATTGTTGACCAGCGCGTGCAGCTTGCCGCCCTCGAGGCGCGAGCGGATTTCCTGGATCGCCTCCATCGTATTGTCGGGATCGGACAGATCGACCTGAATGTGATCCTCAGGGCCGGCGTCCCACGGACATTGCTCAGGGAAGGGGTGCCGGGAACAGGTGATGACGCGCCAGCCGGCGCTGGAAAACCGGATCACGGTGGCGTGGCCGATGCCGCGACTTGCGCCGGTGAGCAGCAGCGTGCGGCGGGGCGCGTGGGGGTCGGCCACCGTCGCCATCTCGGTTCGCGGCTTTGCCTTGTCGGGGGTCATGGATACAGCCTTGTCTTGGTCCACGGCACGTCGAGCGCGGAGCGGCGGAATTCGATGCGGTCGTGCAGGCGGAAGGGACGGTCGTGCCAGAATTCAAACTGCAAGGGCGTGATCCGCCAGCCGCTCCAGCCCGGCGGCCGAGGCACGGCGCCAATGGCGTATTTTGCGGCCTCCTTCGCGATTGCCTGCTCGAACGCGAGGCGGCTTTCGAGCGGACGCGACTGCCTGCTGGCCCAGGCGCCGATCTGCGCCTGCCTTGGGCGGGTGGCGAAATAGGCGTCGGCTTCCGCATCGGTAACGGGCGTCACCGGCCCGCGCACGCGCACCTGCCGGCGTAGCGACTTCCAGTGAAAGAGAAGCGCCGCTTTCGGGTTCGCGGCGAGTTCGCGGCCCTTGGCGCTGGCGATGTGGCTGTAGAATACGAAGCCCCTGGCATCGAAGCCTTTCATCAGCACCATGCGCAGATCGGGCAGGCCGTCGGCATCCGCGGTGGCGAGCGCCATGGCGTCGGGATCGTTGGGTTCCGATGCTGTGGCTTCCGCGAGCCACGCCTCGAAAAGGGCAAAAGGCTCTCGGGCTTCCGTGAAATCACCGGACGTTAACTGGCTTGTGTGTTTGATGTCCGTGGTGTCGTTCATAAGGGGTCCACAGGTTGCGCCGGTCCGTCGTCGAGAGTCCGTTGCGGTCCTTATACAGCGCAAACCTGTATAGGGCACATCTGCGCGTCGGCCTATCTGCGATCAAGCCTTTTGCCGCCATCGTGGCGGCGATTATGATCGGGGCGACGGCCGGAGGCTGCAGCGTGGCGCGGAATCATGCGGCTTTCGCGCAGATGGAGGATGGCGAGGCTACCGGATCGATCGCCGCGCGGGCACATGCAGGTCCGACGGATACCGATCTCGCTTTCGCGCGCACGGCCGCCTCCGACGTGCTGACCAGAGGGAGCAAGGATGCGAGCCAGCCGTGGGAAAACCCCTCGACCGGCGCGCGGGGCTCGGTAACGCCGCTGGCGCAAGCCTATACCGCCGAGGGCCGCACCTGCCGGGATTTTTTGGCGAGTTACGTTAACGAAAAATCCGAAAGCTGGTTGCAGGGCGCGGCTTGCAAGGCCCGCGGCGGCCAGTGGGAAATCCGGTCCCTCAAACCCTTGCGAAGCTGACGCAGAATGTCCGCTGCGAATAGGCTGACGACCTCGTTGCAAAAATGCCACGGATACCCCAAATGATGAGCGCGTGGGTCCGGGGGCCCATTGTCCAGATTCCTGAAGGAGACGTTAAGGATGCGCGACCCCTATGAGGTCCTGGGGGTGCAGCGGGGTGCCAGCGCCGCCGCCATCAAAAGTGCCTTTCGCAAGCTCGCGAAGAAGCACCATCCCGATGCCAACAAGAACGATCCGAAGGCCGCCGAGCGGTTCGCGGAGTTGAATTCCGCCAACGAGATCCTGGGCGACGAGGTCAGACGCAAGCAGTTCGACCGCGGCGAGATCGACGCGGACGGCAAGCCGCGGTTCCAGGGTTTCCCGGGCGGCGGCGGTCCGCGCGGCCAGCGGCCCGGCGGCGGCTTCGAGCAACACGGCTTCCGCGGCGGCGGCCCCGGTTTTGACGGCGGGTTTGAGGATATCCTCAACAGCATGTTCGGCGGCGCGCGGGGTGGACGCCGGCCCGGTGCGCAGCCGTTCGACTTCGAGTCCAGCACGTTCGGTACGCCTGATCTCGATCTCAACGTCGCCATGACGGTAACGCTCGAGGAGTCGCTCAAGGGTGGAGAAAAACGCATCCGCCTGCCCAGCGGCAAGGAACTCAATGTCAGGATTCCGCCCGGCGTCACGTCGGGCCAGCAGATCCGGCTGAGAGGACAGGGCGAAACCGTGCCGGGGCATCGTCCCGGCGATCTCCTGATTACGGTGACGGTTGCGCCGCATCCGTTCTTCAAGGTCGACGGCAGCGATCTGCGCGCCGAACTGCCGATCACGCTCTATGAGTCGGTGCTGGGCGGCAAGATACGGGTGCCGACGCTCGGCGGTGCGGTGGAACTGTCGATCCCGAAGAACACGTCGGGCGGCCGCACCTTCCGCCTCAAGGGCAAGGGTATCCCGAAGGGCGGGGTCACCGGCGATCTGTTCGTGACGACGCGGATCGTGCTGCCCGATGGCAATGATGCCGAGCTTGAAGCGCTGATGGAGAAGTGGCGTGACGCGCGCTCCTACAACCCCCGTGGCGATCTGGGTTAGCGCGCTCGCGCCGGCGAACCTTGATCGCGCGACGGGATGGCCGGGATGCCCATCCCGTTGTCGCGCAACCGGGCTTGAGGATGCACGGCGAACTTGGGGGCTTGTCCTCGGCTGGCCATGTTAGTCACGCCGATGGACAGCGGTTTTGACGCGAGCCGATCTTACTGCAGTTGCCGGCGGCCTCCAGCGCGCTTTTCAGCGCGCTTGATCTCGTTTGAACCGATGACGGCCTGCATCTCCTCATAAAGCTCAAGTTTCGCCATTTCGAGAAGCAGTTTCACCAGGCCGAGATCGAGTTGCTGGGACATCTCCCAGGCGTCATCGATCAATTTTTCAACCGCTACATATCTTTCGAGATGTATTAACATTGTCGTGCCGCTCCACGCGAGTATTGGCCATGAAAAGATGATTGCTGGTGATTGAAACCGCCGAACTTCTGGTACGAAACGGCCTGAATCTTTGGCTAGAGTCCGTTTCAACTGCGTTGAATCAGACTCGTCGCTATTTTTCGTTTGAGCATGATCTTCTCCGAAAACCGGTTTCCACTTTTCGGGATCATGCTCTAGGCACGAAGCCGCTGGTCGGCTTCAGGCTGGGCGACAATGGCCGGGACGATATTGCCGCGCACTTCCTGAAGTTTTTTCAGCGTGCGTCGGTCGAATGCGGCGGTGACGGCAATGATCGAATCTTTGCCGATCTGCTGCGGCAATCCGAGGGGCGTCACGCGGAAGTTCAACTGCACCAGGCGAAGGAGCCACAACGGATTCATCTCGATGATGATCTTCTGGACGCCGCTCGCCAGGCCCCATTCGACGATAGCGGACAAAAGCAGGTTGCCGACCGGGCTCAGAATGCGTCCGCGATCGCGATGTTGCCGCGTCACGCAGTAGCGAGTCCATTCCCAGATATGCGGTCCTACGGGGAAATCCCCTTCGCACAGGTGCGGAAGCACTTCCGTGAGAAGGTGCGGACGCATCGATGGTAACATTCGCTGATAGCCGAGAACGCGATCTTCTTCGATATAGAGCATGTGAAGCGCGCGCCCGTCGTCGAACTGGTCGATCTCCCGGCCGTCAGGTTTGCGCAGATCATCCCAGCCCATCTCGTCGACAAAAACATTGTGACGCAATCGATAAGCCTGCTCCATCTCGTACTGATATGAACCGATATTCTCAGCCGTTACGATGTGAATCATTTCAAATTCTCCGCCTGTAACCCACGTCGAGTTAGGACGAAGGAGAGGCGGCGAACAAGTACGCGAATCCGTACCTTGACCTATCGGATAAGATTGTGTCTGAGCGCTACTGCGACGGTCTGGGTGCGGTTCGTCGCGTTGAGCTTGGCGCGAAGCTGGCGTGCGATCTTGTCGACCAGATGTTCTGAAACCTTCAGGATAACACTGATCTCCCAATCACTTTTCCCCTCCGCCATCCATTGCAGGATATCCATTTCCCGTGGCGTGAGGTTTACTGGAGCAGGTTTGTATTTTTGCCCGAGGGCGCGCGCGAACGCGTACATCGCGATCAGTTGAAGCTGGCCCCGGAGTATGGAAGGGACTTCGGCTCGCTCGCTTGCCAGGGAAAAGCCGGCGGTTTGACCGTTGAGGGTGATCATCGGAACGGTGAAACCGCACCCCAGATTGAACTCGCGTGCTTCCCCCATGACGCGTGTCGGCGCGGGCGTGTTTCGATAGGTTGGTTCGAGCTCGGACCATAAAAATGGCTCGGTGGAGGTATTGACCCTCTGTATGGTAGGGTCATCGAACAGGTAACCTTTCGTGAAATAGCGCTCGCTCCACGCCTTCGGCCACCGATGCAGGACGACATTCGAGATCTGCTGCTCTGCGGTCATCCCTGGAATAGGAATGATTCCCGCAAGCACGTGAGAAAAGCCAAGCGGTCGCGCGACATCGACAACGGCATCGGCGATCTCCGCCGGGGTCGAGGCCTTGTCGACCCTTGCGATGAAAGTCAGGGTGTCGTCCAGCGTCCGTCGCGACATTGTAACCCCCTGCTGTACTGCCTGCATGGCAACTCGGCGATTTCCTAAGAAAATTCTAGATGGTTCATCAGCTTGGCGATCCGTTCGCCTCGACCTAGTCCACACCCGCGGTTCTGATTTCGCAACGCGGCAAAATGCTCAGATTTCTCAATCGTGTGGTCCGACCATAGTAGGATGAAACGATGTTTGAGCCAGTCCGTAGTTCCACTATTCAGTCGGGAAAAGGGATCAGGGCGCTATTGAAGCCCTTTTTGGCGAAGTTTTCGAGACTCTAGAATGTCGCCATTCATTTTAGTATGGGAAGTCACGAATGGGTAGGGATATCGTGGCGGACCGACGATCCCGAAACGCGCGCTGCGAAGCGAGGTCAGCCGCCCCGCGGGTCGCGGGCTGAGTGATCGGCGGGTGGGCGGTCCAACGCTCGCTGTATTTCCTTGAACCGAATAGTGTATATGTCGGTCATCTTGTCTGCCCATCAACCATCGCCGTCATGTCCAGCCTGGCGTCGCAGGTGTTCCCGGCCTCTCAGCATTGCAAGGCGAGAAGTTGGAATGACCTCATCGATTCCAGCCGGTCATCGGTCCGGCCGCCCTTGATATGCCCACCATCTATTACGTCCGTCACGGCAAGACCGAATGGAACGCCCTTGGCCGTTTTCAGGGCTTGCAGGACATTCCGCTCAATGATCTCGGCCGCGCCGAGGCGGTGAAGGCGGGGGACATTCTTCGCAAACTGCTCGCGCGCGAGGGACGCGATCCCTTTGGGCTGGGCTTTGTCACGAGCCCGCTTATCCGTGCGCGCGGGACCATGGAATTGATGCGCGGCGCACTGGATTTGTCGCCTCATGACTATTCGGTCGATGACCGGTTGCGCGAAGTCGGCTACGGGCATTGGGAAGGTCTGACCCTAGCGGAGATGAAGGCCGCCAATCCCGATGTCTTTGCCGCGCGTGAGGCTGACAAGTGGAGCGTGGCGCCGCCTGGCGGGGAAAGCTACGCCTCGGCCACCGCCCGGCTGCGCGACTGGTATCGCTCGCTGAGAACCTCCACCGTCGCGGTCGCGCATAGCGGGACGGCGCGGGCGCTGATGGCCGTGCTCGGCCTTCAGACCGCGCAGGCGGCCGCCAGCCTGCGCATCGAGCAGGGGGCGGTGTATGTGCTTGGCGAGGGGGAGATGATCAAGCATGGTTAAGCAGGAGCAGAAGCAGCGCTCCTGCTCCCGGCCGCTCCGTGCTTCCGGGGAGGATAGCGGCAAGCTCGACGCCAGCGCGAATGTTGCGATTCTCGCAACATGCCGCTACGAGAAGTAGCGATTTCGCGCTTCGGATTGTTGATGTCCCACAATACCTTCGGTCACCTGTTCCGTGTCACGACCTTTGGCGAGAGCCACGGGGTCGCGATCGGCTGCGTGGTCGATGGTTGTCCCCCGATGCTGCCGCTCACGGCCGAGGAAATCCAGCGCGATCTCGATCGCCGCCGTCCCGGCCAATCGCGGTTCACCACGCAGCGGCAGGAGCCGGATGCGGTGAAGATCCTGTCCGGGGTCATGCCGCACCCCGGCACAGGCGAGCAGGTGACAACGGGTGCGCCGATCGGGCTTCTGATCGAGAATACCGATCAGCGATCGAAGGACTACTCCGACATCAAGGACAAGTTTCGCCCCGGTCATGCCGACTTCACCTATGAGGCGAAATACGGCATCCGAGACTATCGCGGGGGCGGGCGCTCCTCGGCGCGCGAGACCGCGATGCGGGTCGCCGCCGGCGCCATCGCGCGCAAGGTTGTCTCCGGCATGAGGGTGCGTGGCGCTCTGGTTCAGATGGGGCCGCACAAGATCGATCGGGACAAATGGGATTGGGACGAGATCGCGAGGAATCCGTTCTTCTGTCCCGACAAGGACAAGGCTGCGTTCTTCGAGAGCTATCTTGACGGCATCCGCAAAAGCGGCTCCTCGATCGGCGCCGTGATCGAGGTGGTGGCCGATGGGGTGCCCGCAGGACTTGGCGCGCCGATCTATGCCAAGCTCGACGGCGACCTGGCCGCGGCGCTGATGAGCATCAATGCGGTCAAGGGCGTGGAGATCGGCGCCGGCTTCGGAGCCGCCGCGTTGACCGGGGAGGAGAACGCCGACGAGATGCGCAGTTCTTCGTCCGATATGGGCAACCACGGCCCGGTGTTCACCTCCAACCATGCCGGCGGCATTCTCGGCGGCATATCCACCGGTCAGCCCATCGTGGCGCGGTTCGCGGTGAAGCCGACGTCGTCGATCCTGTCGCCGCGCAAGACCGTCGATCGCAACGGAGCCGAAACAGACATCTTCACCAGGGGCCGTCACGATCCCTGCGTCGGCATCCGGGCGGTGCCGGTGGGAGAGGCCATGGTTGCCTGCGTTCTGGCGGATCATGTCCTGCGACATCGAGGGCAGGTCGGCGCGAGTTAGAGCCTTTCCGCTTCTGATGGAATCAGAAGCGGGGCTCTATGATTTTGTTTTGACGCGTTTTCTTCACGCGAACCGGTGTCCACTTCGCTCGAAAAACGCTATAAGTCTCTGATTACTCTTCGGGCTCGGTGGTGAACAGCAGCGGAAAGCCCATGCTGCGCCCGGCATCGGTGGCGCGGGTTGCCTTGGTCTCCGCGATGTCCCTGGCGAACACGCCCACCACGCAGGAGCCGAGCCGGTCAGCGGTGATCATCACCTTATGCGCCTGGCCATCCGTCATGTTGAATTCGGCCATCAACACCGCCACCACGAATTCGCGCGGCGTGAAGTCGTCATTGTGGAGGATGACCTTGTACAGGCGCGGCCGTTCGATTTTGGTTTCGGCCTTTATTCGCGGCTTGATGGCGATATCGCTCATGTCGGCTGCCCTTGGAGCATGCTTCTGATTGAGTCATTTGACGCGTTTTCCCCGCGAACCGGTGGTCATCTCCGGGGTAAACCCCGCGGACATGCTTC
It includes:
- a CDS encoding histidine phosphatase family protein produces the protein MPTIYYVRHGKTEWNALGRFQGLQDIPLNDLGRAEAVKAGDILRKLLAREGRDPFGLGFVTSPLIRARGTMELMRGALDLSPHDYSVDDRLREVGYGHWEGLTLAEMKAANPDVFAAREADKWSVAPPGGESYASATARLRDWYRSLRTSTVAVAHSGTARALMAVLGLQTAQAAASLRIEQGAVYVLGEGEMIKHG
- the pdxH gene encoding pyridoxamine 5'-phosphate oxidase; its protein translation is MNDTTDIKHTSQLTSGDFTEAREPFALFEAWLAEATASEPNDPDAMALATADADGLPDLRMVLMKGFDARGFVFYSHIASAKGRELAANPKAALLFHWKSLRRQVRVRGPVTPVTDAEADAYFATRPRQAQIGAWASRQSRPLESRLAFEQAIAKEAAKYAIGAVPRPPGWSGWRITPLQFEFWHDRPFRLHDRIEFRRSALDVPWTKTRLYP
- the aroC gene encoding chorismate synthase, which produces MSHNTFGHLFRVTTFGESHGVAIGCVVDGCPPMLPLTAEEIQRDLDRRRPGQSRFTTQRQEPDAVKILSGVMPHPGTGEQVTTGAPIGLLIENTDQRSKDYSDIKDKFRPGHADFTYEAKYGIRDYRGGGRSSARETAMRVAAGAIARKVVSGMRVRGALVQMGPHKIDRDKWDWDEIARNPFFCPDKDKAAFFESYLDGIRKSGSSIGAVIEVVADGVPAGLGAPIYAKLDGDLAAALMSINAVKGVEIGAGFGAAALTGEENADEMRSSSSDMGNHGPVFTSNHAGGILGGISTGQPIVARFAVKPTSSILSPRKTVDRNGAETDIFTRGRHDPCVGIRAVPVGEAMVACVLADHVLRHRGQVGAS
- a CDS encoding acyl-homoserine-lactone synthase, which encodes MIHIVTAENIGSYQYEMEQAYRLRHNVFVDEMGWDDLRKPDGREIDQFDDGRALHMLYIEEDRVLGYQRMLPSMRPHLLTEVLPHLCEGDFPVGPHIWEWTRYCVTRQHRDRGRILSPVGNLLLSAIVEWGLASGVQKIIIEMNPLWLLRLVQLNFRVTPLGLPQQIGKDSIIAVTAAFDRRTLKKLQEVRGNIVPAIVAQPEADQRLRA
- a CDS encoding RT0821/Lpp0805 family surface protein, with protein sequence MARNHAAFAQMEDGEATGSIAARAHAGPTDTDLAFARTAASDVLTRGSKDASQPWENPSTGARGSVTPLAQAYTAEGRTCRDFLASYVNEKSESWLQGAACKARGGQWEIRSLKPLRS
- a CDS encoding helix-turn-helix transcriptional regulator, coding for MQAVQQGVTMSRRTLDDTLTFIARVDKASTPAEIADAVVDVARPLGFSHVLAGIIPIPGMTAEQQISNVVLHRWPKAWSERYFTKGYLFDDPTIQRVNTSTEPFLWSELEPTYRNTPAPTRVMGEAREFNLGCGFTVPMITLNGQTAGFSLASERAEVPSILRGQLQLIAMYAFARALGQKYKPAPVNLTPREMDILQWMAEGKSDWEISVILKVSEHLVDKIARQLRAKLNATNRTQTVAVALRHNLIR
- the clpS gene encoding ATP-dependent Clp protease adapter ClpS: MSDIAIKPRIKAETKIERPRLYKVILHNDDFTPREFVVAVLMAEFNMTDGQAHKVMITADRLGSCVVGVFARDIAETKATRATDAGRSMGFPLLFTTEPEE
- a CDS encoding SDR family NAD(P)-dependent oxidoreductase, with the translated sequence MTPDKAKPRTEMATVADPHAPRRTLLLTGASRGIGHATVIRFSSAGWRVITCSRHPFPEQCPWDAGPEDHIQVDLSDPDNTMEAIQEIRSRLEGGKLHALVNNAAISPKGEGGSRLGSLNTDMETWEKVFRVNFMAPIMLARGLIGELKAARGSIVNVTSIAGSRVHPFAGAAYATSKAALASLTREMAADFGRIGVRVNAIAPGEIDTSILSPGTEKIVQRQIPLRRLGTPDEVSKIVYVLCTETSSYVNGAEIHINGGQHV
- a CDS encoding DnaJ C-terminal domain-containing protein — its product is MRDPYEVLGVQRGASAAAIKSAFRKLAKKHHPDANKNDPKAAERFAELNSANEILGDEVRRKQFDRGEIDADGKPRFQGFPGGGGPRGQRPGGGFEQHGFRGGGPGFDGGFEDILNSMFGGARGGRRPGAQPFDFESSTFGTPDLDLNVAMTVTLEESLKGGEKRIRLPSGKELNVRIPPGVTSGQQIRLRGQGETVPGHRPGDLLITVTVAPHPFFKVDGSDLRAELPITLYESVLGGKIRVPTLGGAVELSIPKNTSGGRTFRLKGKGIPKGGVTGDLFVTTRIVLPDGNDAELEALMEKWRDARSYNPRGDLG